A window from Planctomycetota bacterium encodes these proteins:
- a CDS encoding HlyD family efflux transporter periplasmic adaptor subunit, translating to MPIQTKLTRSALIAAVLTGGVLIADRAIPAANAFQAASENEAAPVVIGTTMPNEDLELAFPTRGRVTEVLVKPGEIVKAGQPLIRLDDRTQQVQYKQAMMAMESEVPTRIALRELQLDKAELDLNKRLEQNKMAEEQRRGPVFNADEIAEYTIAVEEAKTNLELERIALQNAEAEVEAAKVIIDQLLVSSPVDGIVRDIAIGLGEAVDERTPAVIVVQNNPLKVRVNDLTPAQVSKLELGQAMEVRYADGAGGRSDWLTAKLTFIDPKVDFASGRHFVKLELENPEGLEAGRRIELKLPPEVAALADGSLGGF from the coding sequence ATGCCGATTCAAACCAAACTGACCCGTTCCGCACTGATCGCCGCCGTCCTGACCGGCGGTGTCCTGATCGCCGATCGCGCCATCCCCGCTGCGAATGCATTTCAGGCCGCGTCCGAGAACGAGGCCGCCCCGGTCGTGATCGGCACCACCATGCCGAACGAAGATTTGGAACTGGCGTTCCCGACTCGTGGCCGTGTGACAGAAGTGCTCGTGAAGCCCGGCGAGATCGTTAAGGCCGGCCAGCCGCTTATCCGCCTCGACGACCGGACGCAGCAGGTCCAGTACAAGCAGGCCATGATGGCGATGGAAAGCGAAGTTCCGACCCGCATCGCGCTCCGGGAGTTGCAGCTCGACAAGGCGGAGCTCGACCTGAACAAGCGGCTCGAACAGAACAAGATGGCCGAGGAACAACGCCGCGGCCCGGTCTTTAACGCCGACGAAATCGCCGAGTACACGATCGCCGTGGAAGAGGCCAAGACCAACCTCGAGCTCGAAAGGATCGCTCTCCAGAACGCAGAGGCCGAAGTCGAGGCGGCGAAGGTGATCATCGACCAGTTGCTCGTGAGCAGTCCGGTGGACGGGATCGTCCGCGACATCGCCATCGGACTCGGCGAAGCGGTCGATGAACGGACCCCGGCCGTCATCGTGGTGCAGAACAATCCGCTCAAAGTTCGCGTCAACGATTTGACCCCGGCGCAGGTCTCGAAGCTGGAACTGGGGCAAGCGATGGAGGTCCGATATGCTGACGGTGCCGGAGGGCGTAGTGATTGGCTCACGGCGAAGCTGACGTTCATCGACCCGAAAGTCGACTTCGCCAGCGGCCGGCATTTCGTGAAACTGGAGCTTGAAAACCCCGAAGGCCTCGAAGCCGGCCGCCGTATCGAGTTGAAACTGCCGCCGGAAGTCGCCGCCCTGGCCGACGGCAGCCTCGGCGGATTCTAA